One region of Danaus plexippus chromosome 16 unlocalized genomic scaffold, MEX_DaPlex mxdp_23, whole genome shotgun sequence genomic DNA includes:
- the LOC133318692 gene encoding delta(24)-sterol reductase-like, whose protein sequence is MLPSSMKSYIIRWLEDHRALVVCAFCLPASFLFTLLLRLRAFARRLTSDPQRHDSAVRRIQSQVLEWNKLPSKNKRLLCTSRPNWLSLSITFFQKHLHHQVPIPLYDILELDEEAGTVRVEPMVTIGDITRYLIPKGYSLAVTIELDDATLGGLALGTGMSTHSHKAGLYHETITSYEVVLGDGSLVTATATNEYSDLYKALPWSHGSLGFLVALTLKIVKVKPYIRIKYTPVRGQKNYCDLIRKLSGTHEAEPTRHPDYIEGTIFSKDEAVVMTGEYADYDGRLAVNHCSSWYKPWFYKHVESFLEEGEKEELIPLRDYLLRHNRPIFWVVEDMIPFGNNALFRLFFGWLLPPKPAFLKFTTTPGVRAYTFTRQVFQDIVLPIQELEKQIELASQLFEKFPLLVYPCRIIDHGPLSGQLRRPHAKYLVPGTNYAMYNDLGVYGVPGKVKHKKPYNAVAAMREMERFTRDVGGYSFLYADIFMDREEFGQMFDLSLYDAVRTKYMAQGAFPHLYDKVKPEIDVFSIGERNVIRGQ, encoded by the exons ATGCTACCGAGCAGTATGAAGAGCTACATCATCAGATGGCTCGAGGATCACAGAGCGCTGGTGGTGTGCGCGTTCTGCCTCCCCGCCAGTTTCCTGTTCACGTTACTGTTGAGACTGAGAGCCTTCGCCCGCAGGCTGACCAGCGACCCTCAGAGACATGACAGCGCCGTCCGGCGTATACAGTCTCAG GTCTTAGAATGGAACAAACTCCCGTCGAAAAACAAACGGCTGCTGTGTACGTCCCGGCCGAACTGGCTGTCCCTCTCGATAACCTTCTTCCAGAAACACCTGCACCATCAAGTCCCCATCCCTCTGTATGATATCCTGGAACTAGACGAGGAGGCCGGGACTGTGAGGGTGGAGCCCATGGTCACCATCGGAGACATTACCCGATATCTCATACCCAAAGGATATTCATTGGCCGTCACTATTGAACTGGACGACGCGACCTTGGGTG GTCTTGCCCTCGGGACTGGGATGTCCACACACTCCCATAAGGCCGGCCTCTATCACGAGACTATAACCAGCTACGAGGTGGTGTTAGGAGACGGCTCGCTCGTCACCGCCACGGCCACCAACGAGTATTCTGACCTCTACAAAGCCCTGCCCTGGTCGCACGGAAGTCTTGGCTTCCTTGTGGCGCTGACGCTGAAGATCGTCAAAGTGAAGCCCTACATCAGAATCAAGTACACGCCCGTACGAGGACAGAAAAATTACTGCGACTTGATAAGAAAGTTATCCGGAACCCATGAAGCCGAACCCACAAGGCACCCGGATTATATAGAGGGGACGATATTCAGCAAGGACGAAGCGGTCGTCATGACGGGGGAGTACGCCGACTATGACGGGAGACTCGCAGTCAATCACTGCTCCAGTTGGTATAAGCCGTGGTTTTACAAACATGTCGAGTCTTTCCTCGAAGAAGGCGAAAAAGAAGAATTGATCCCTTTGAGAGACTACCTGCTGCGCCACAACAGACCTATCTTCTGGGTCGTGGAAGATATGATTCCGTTCGGCAACAATGCGCTATTCAGGCTCTTCTTCGGGTGGCTCTTACCGCCGAAACCGGCCTTCCTCAAATTCACGACGACACCAGGCGTTAGAGCTTATACGTTTACGAGACAGGTGTTCCAAGACATCGTCCTACCCATTCAAGAGCTGGAAAAGCAAATCGAGCTCGCCAGCCAGCTGTTCGAGAAATTTCCTCTGCTGGTGTACCCTTGCAGAATAATAGACCACGGGCCGCTGTCGGGGCAACTGCGGAGACCGCACGCTAAATATCTAGTTCCCGGGACTAACTACGCCATGTACAACGACCTGGGAGTGTACGGCGTTCCCGGGAAAGTGAAGCACAAGAAACCTTACAACGCCGTGGCCGCCATGAGAGAGATGGAGCGGTTCACGCGCGACGTCGGAGGATACTCCTTCCTGTATGCAGACATATTCATGGACAGAGAAGAGTTCGGCCAGATGTTCGATCTGAGCCTGTACGACGCGGTGCGGACCAAATACATGGCCCAGGGAGCCTTCCCGCACCTCTACGATAAAGTCAAGCCCGAAATCGACGTGTTCTCTATCGGCGAACGAAATGTTATACGcggtcaataa
- the LOC116771924 gene encoding general transcription factor IIH subunit 4: MSESSKSKSSSSTNPSPTLQCKDLHEYLKSRSPQFLETLYNYPTICLAVYRELPELARHFVIRLLFVEQPVPQAVVASWVTQTHAKEQHKACEALSELSVWQEAPIPGGLPGWMLSQSFKKNLKVALLGGGRPWSMSSSLEPDGKARDVSFLDAYALERWECVLHYMVGSTQTEGISADAVRILLQAGLMNRDAEDGTAVITRAGFQFLLLSTAKQVWLFLQHYLHTAEKRSLSAAECLAFLYQLSFSTLGKDYSTEGMSNNMLVFLQHLREFGLVYQRKRKAGRFYPTRLALNITCVKDGVAPLQTAASSGYIIAETNYRVYAYTTSALQVALLGLFTELVYRFPNVVVGVLTRESVRAALRGGISAQQIITYLEQHSHPQMLKSDQGGIRSSSSLPPTVLDQIRLWESERNRFTYTEGVVYNQFLSQAEFNVLRDYGRSSGALVWAADRTRTMVVARAAHDDVKRYWKRYSKAT; encoded by the exons ATGTCAGAGTCATCTAAGTCAAAGTCTTCTTCAAGTACAAATCCTTCCCCGACACTACAATGCAAGGATCTTCACGAATATTTGAAAAGTCGCTCGCCTCAGTTCCTCGAAACCTTATACAATTATCCCACAATATGCTTAGCGGTATATCG AGAACTGCCTGAGTTAGCCCGACATTTTGTGATCCGATTGCTGTTTGTAGAACAACCTGTCCCTCAAGCAGTGGTTGCTTCTTGGGTCACACAGACTCATGCCAA AGAGCAACACAAAGCTTGCGAGGCTCTGTCGGAGCTGTCTGTGTGGCAGGAGGCTCCTATCCCTGGAGGTCTGCCGGGATGGATGCTTTCACAGTCTTTTAAGAAGAATCTGAAAGTTGCTCTTCTTGGAGG CGGTCGTCCATGGAGCATGTCATCCTCTCTGGAACCGGATGGCAAGGCTCGTGATGTGTCATTCCTGGACGCGTACGCTCTTGAACGCTGGGAATGTGTTCTGCATTACATGGTGGGATCAACACAGACCGAGGGGATCAGTGCTGATGCTGTCAGGATACTGCTACAGGCCGGACTCATGAACAG AGATGCAGAAGATGGCACAGCTGTTATAACCAGAGCTGGATTCCAGTTTCTGCTCCTCAGTACAGCTAAACAG GTATGGCTGTTTCTCCAACACTACCTGCACACGGCGGAAAAACGCAGTCTCAGCGCCGCGGAGTGCCTCGCCTTCCTGTACCAGCTCAGCTTCAGCACACTCGGCAAG GATTACAGCACGGAGGGTATGAGTAACAACATGCTGGTGTTCCTCCAGCACCTGAGGGAGTTTGGGCTCGTCTACCAGAGGAAG CGTAAAGCGGGTCGATTCTACCCGACCCGTCTGGCGCTGAACATCACGTGTGTGAAGGACGGCGTGGCTCCCCTGCAGACGGCCGCCAGCTCGGGCTACATCATCGCGGAGACCAACTACCGGGTGTACGCCTACACCACCAGCGCCCTGCAGGTGGCGCTGCTGGGACTCTTCACTGAACTAGTCTACAG GTTCCCTAACGTGGTGGTGGGCGTCCTGACCCGCGAGTCCGTGCGCGCTGCCCTCCGCGGCGGTATCTCCGCCCAGCAGATCATCACCTACCTGGAGCAGCACTCTCACCCCCAG ATGCTGAAATCCGACCAGGGCGGCATCAGGTCGTCGTCGTCGCTGCCGCCGACCGTCCTCGACCAGATCCGTCTGTGGGAGTCGGAGAGGAACCGCTTCACGTACACGGAGGGCGTCGTCTACAACCAGTTCCTGTCCCAGGCCGAGTTCAACGTGCTGAGGGACTACGGCCGCTCGTCCGGCGCGCTAGTGTGGGCGGCGGACAGGACGCGCACCATGGTGGTGGCCAGGGCGGCGCACGACGACGTCAAGAGATACTGGAAGAGATACTCCAAGGCCACTTAG
- the LOC116771926 gene encoding cleavage and polyadenylation specificity factor 73 has protein sequence MTTNPRRGTDPVPMEESDQLTIRPLGAGQEVGRSCIMLEFKGKKIMLDCGIHPGLSGMDALPFVDLIEADEVDLLLISHFHLDHSGALPWFLTKTSFKGRVFMTHATKAIYRWLVSDYIKVSNISTEQMLYTESDLEGSMDRIETINFHEEKDVRGVRFWAYNAGHVLGAAMFMIEIAGVKVLYTGDFSRQEDRHLMAAEIPTVHPDVLITESTYGTHIHEKREERESRFTTLVSDVVGRGGRCLIPVFALGRAQELLLILDEYWSLHPELQDIPIYYASSLAKKCMAVYQTYVNAMNDRIRRQIAVNNPFVFRHISNLKGIDHFEDIGPCVIMASPGMMQSGLSRELFESWCTDPKNGVIIAGYCVEGTLAKTILSEPEEITTMSGQKLPLKMSVDYISFSAHTDYQQTSEFINILKPPHVVLVHGEQNEMSRLKAALQREHRGRLAIHTPRNTQQLALTFRGDKTAKVMGSLAMEAPVPGAQLQGVLVKRNFNYHILAPSDLNKYTDLSQSSVSQRVSVWCGAPVGLVRHAVMRLAGPVVFLSDTRWRLYGCIDLTLDLPLVTLEWQAAPVSDMFADAVVAALLAAPASAPGPAPNAPLAHKLDKMHFKECVIEMLSEMFGEAAVAKMFRGERLTVTLNERQAHLDLATMEVKCPEDESLERTIQSAISKLHAALSPVRPPAP, from the exons atgactaCTAACCCCAGAAGAGGCACCGATCCCGTGCCAATGGAAGAAAGTGATCAACTCACTATAAGACCATT gGGAGCTGGTCAAGAAGTGGGCAGATCCTGCATCATGTTAGAATTTAaaggaaagaaaataatg TTGGATTGTGGAATCCACCCCGGCCTGTCGGGGATGGATGCTTTACCATTTGTGGATCTCATAGAAGCTGATGAAGTGGATCTCTTGTTGATATCACA TTTCCACCTGGACCACAGCGGGGCGCTGCCCTGGTTCCTCACCAAGACCTCGTTCAAGGGCCGCGTGTTCATGACGCACGCCACTAAGGCGATCTACCGCTGGCTCGTCTCggattatattaaagttag CAACATATCTACGGAGCAGATGTTGTACACGGAATCCGACCTGGAGGGGTCCATGGATCGTATAGAGACCATCAACTTCCACGAGGAGAAGGACGTGAGGGGCGTGAGGTTCTGGGCGTACAACGCGGGCCACGTGCTGGGGGCGGCCATGTTCATGATAGAGATCGCCGGAGTCAAG GTGCTGTACACGGGCGACTTCTCGCGGCAGGAGGACAGACATCTGATGGCCGCGGAGATCCCCACCGTACACCCGGACGTGCTGATAACG GAGTCCACGTACGGCACTCACATCCACGAGAAGAGAGAGGAGCGAGAGAGTCGCTTCACCACGCTGGTGAGCGACGTGGTGGGCCGCGGGGGGAGGTGCCTCATACCCGTGTTCGCGCTGGGCAGGGCGCAGGAGCTGCTGCTAATACTGG ACGAGTACTGGTCGCTGCACCCGGAGCTGCAGGACATCCCCATATACTACGCGTCTTCTCTCGCCAAGAAGTGCATGGCGGTGTACCAGACCTACGTCAACGCCATGAACGACCGCATCCGGAGACAGATCGCCGTCAACAACCCCTTCGTCTTCAGGCACATATCTAATCTGAAG GGCATCGATCACTTCGAGGACATAGGTCCGTGTGTGATTATGGCTTCCCCGGGTATGATGCAGTCGGGCCTCTCCCGGGAACTGTTTGAGTCGTGGTGCACGGATCCCAAGAACGGCGTCATCATAGCAG GTTACTGCGTGGAAGGCACCCTGGCCAAAACTATACTGTCTGAGCCGGAAGAGATCACGACTATGTCAGGACAGAAACTTCCGCTGAAGATGTCCGTGGATTACATATCGTTCTCCGCGCACACGGACTACCAACAGACCTCAGAGTTTATCAACATTCTGAAGCCTCCTCATGTG GTGTTAGTTCACGGGGAACAGAACGAGATGTCTCGTCTGAAGGCGGCCCTGCAGCGCGAACACCGCGGCCGCCTCGCCATACACACGCCCAGGAACACGCAACAGCTGGCCCTCACCTTCAGAGGCGACAAGACCGCTAAG GTAATGGGGTCCCTGGCCATGGAGGCGCCGGTGCCGGGCGCACAGCTCCAGGGTGTTCTGGTCAAGAGGAACTTTAACTATCACATCCTGGCGCCCTCCGACTTGAACA AGTACACGGACCTGTCCCAGTCGTCGGTGTCTCAGCGCGTGTCGGTGTGGTGCGGGGCTCCGGTGGGTCTGGTCCGTCACGCCGTGATGCGCCTGGCGGGGCCCGTGGTGTTCCTGAGCGACACTCGCTGGAGGCTCTACGGCTGCATCGACCTCACGCTGGACCTGCCGCTCGTCACGCTGGAG TGGCAGGCGGCGCCGGTGTCTGACATGTTCGCGGACGCGGTGGTGGCGGCGCTGCTGGCGGCCCCGGCATCCGCCCCCGGGCCCGCGCCCAACGCGCCCCTCGCACACAAACTGGACAAGATGCATTTCAAG GAGTGTGTGATCGAGATGTTGTCGGAGATGTTCGGCGAGGCGGCCGTGGCCAAGATGTTCCGCGGAGAGCGACTCACGGTCACGCTCAACGAGCGCCAGGCGCACCTAGACCTCGCCACCATG GAGGTGAAGTGTCCCGAGGACGAGTCTCTGGAGCGCACGATCCAGTCCGCCATCAGCAAGCTGCACGCCGCCCTCTCGCCCGTCCGGCCTCCCGCACCCTGA